In Flammeovirgaceae bacterium 311, one DNA window encodes the following:
- a CDS encoding PAS/PAC sensor hybrid histidine kinase (COG2202 FOG: PAS/PAC domain) yields MRIYIPDKETSLVKIRFKHTAPCFRHLNTLAHLLHKLLNLHDKPLLLVGSNGLIHKCNKAADLLWPALNENAHLHLWELGALEPQQALELLEKFQSGKDGQKIPPLSFQSQTNESGYYLEVIGQEQDIFLLETGKIQLSSQKLLTTTTLSPDILDALMNGISDQLLAVLDKDMRYIAFNEAYKKEYARIFAINIAPGDQLLDTLEHLPGEQEKAKRIWETALAGEEFSLQETFGHTSLQPTTYSLHFIPLKNKDGQLLGVLYKAKDITKEKMMEVLLRDSEERFRTLAESTPDIVVRYSPDMQVLFANSAVEHELEVAPAALISKNLFDAPNASKISEGYFLKARQALSSGQEVDLISTYENNGVLKDYYTRFIPEKNAEGEVISVIAVSKNISDLQQAQKELQQARDFIFMAEIVPQIIWTTEANGNVSYFNKRWYDYTGLSIGESMHWGWQYIIHPEDAQETLLTWQHSLESEEPYQVEYRLRRHDGSYRWHLCRGMPLRNEEGQVIKWYGFCADVHEQRQNRTELAKLVQEYQLLNQMIPQIVWSTKPNGDHDYFNQRWYEYTGRSFEQSKDEGWSQALHPDDVQRTQENWKHCLATGETYQVEYRFKRFDGIYRWFIARATPLRDAKGNIIKWFGTCTDIHDQKQQSEALAQKNYELQQINNYLDQFVHTAAHDLRSPVANMKLLHEMFLREEKPEKKEKLLENFKPLLNRLDDTIIGLVEIVQMQEGHSALRVQSVNPLKVFEAVKEELSDMLEDAKAELQQKIVLEKPLYYLKPYLHSILRNLINNAIKYRDYSRSLHIEVKGEWKGKYYCLSVQDNGIGIDLQRNNKNLFRPFKRLSQQGQGLGIGLHLVQNMVSKNGGHIEVSSSPGLGSTFTVFLNPYEY; encoded by the coding sequence TTGCGTATATATATTCCTGATAAAGAAACAAGCTTAGTAAAAATACGTTTTAAGCATACTGCACCCTGTTTTCGTCATCTGAACACTTTGGCACACCTACTACATAAGCTGCTGAATTTACACGATAAGCCCCTGCTATTAGTAGGCAGTAATGGCCTGATACACAAATGCAATAAAGCAGCCGATTTATTGTGGCCCGCGCTGAATGAAAATGCGCATTTACACCTTTGGGAATTAGGTGCCCTTGAGCCGCAACAGGCATTGGAGCTTCTGGAAAAATTCCAGTCCGGCAAAGATGGGCAAAAAATACCACCACTTTCATTTCAATCACAAACGAATGAAAGTGGCTATTACCTGGAAGTAATAGGCCAGGAGCAGGATATTTTTCTACTGGAAACCGGCAAAATTCAGCTAAGCAGCCAAAAACTACTAACAACCACTACCCTGTCGCCAGATATTCTGGACGCCCTCATGAACGGGATCAGCGATCAGCTGCTGGCAGTGCTGGACAAAGACATGCGGTATATCGCCTTTAATGAAGCTTACAAAAAAGAATATGCCCGTATTTTTGCTATCAATATAGCACCTGGCGACCAACTGCTGGATACACTTGAACATCTGCCCGGGGAGCAGGAAAAAGCAAAACGTATCTGGGAAACAGCACTGGCAGGAGAGGAGTTTTCTCTGCAGGAAACCTTTGGCCACACCAGCCTGCAGCCAACTACCTACAGCCTTCACTTTATTCCGCTGAAAAATAAAGACGGTCAACTCTTAGGGGTGCTGTATAAGGCAAAAGATATCACAAAAGAAAAAATGATGGAGGTGCTGCTCCGCGACTCCGAGGAGCGCTTCCGGACGCTGGCAGAATCTACCCCCGACATTGTTGTGCGCTATTCGCCCGATATGCAGGTGCTCTTTGCCAATTCTGCTGTTGAGCATGAACTTGAGGTAGCGCCAGCGGCCCTCATCAGCAAAAACCTTTTTGATGCACCAAATGCCAGTAAAATATCCGAAGGTTATTTTCTGAAGGCAAGGCAGGCGCTTTCTTCCGGACAGGAAGTAGACCTTATCAGCACCTACGAGAACAATGGCGTGCTCAAAGACTATTACACCCGCTTTATACCCGAAAAGAACGCAGAGGGTGAGGTTATTTCAGTGATTGCCGTTTCTAAAAATATTAGCGACCTGCAGCAGGCACAAAAGGAACTGCAGCAGGCCAGGGATTTTATTTTTATGGCTGAAATAGTTCCTCAAATTATATGGACTACCGAAGCAAATGGCAACGTATCTTATTTCAATAAGCGCTGGTACGATTATACCGGCCTTAGCATAGGAGAAAGCATGCACTGGGGCTGGCAATATATTATTCACCCCGAGGATGCGCAGGAAACCCTGTTAACCTGGCAGCACTCTCTGGAGAGTGAAGAGCCCTATCAGGTTGAATACCGTTTGCGCAGGCACGATGGTAGTTACCGCTGGCACCTTTGCAGGGGCATGCCTCTACGCAACGAGGAAGGCCAGGTGATCAAGTGGTATGGCTTCTGTGCCGATGTTCATGAACAAAGGCAAAACCGGACTGAGCTGGCAAAGCTGGTCCAGGAGTATCAGCTCCTGAACCAGATGATTCCCCAGATCGTCTGGTCTACCAAGCCCAATGGTGATCACGATTACTTTAACCAGCGCTGGTATGAATACACCGGGCGTAGCTTTGAACAGTCTAAAGACGAGGGCTGGTCGCAGGCACTGCACCCCGACGATGTGCAACGCACACAGGAAAACTGGAAACATTGCCTTGCTACAGGAGAAACCTACCAGGTGGAGTACCGCTTTAAGCGATTTGATGGTATTTACCGCTGGTTTATAGCCAGGGCTACTCCCTTAAGAGATGCAAAGGGCAATATTATAAAATGGTTTGGCACCTGCACCGATATACACGACCAAAAGCAGCAAAGTGAAGCCCTGGCCCAAAAGAACTATGAGTTGCAGCAAATCAACAATTACCTGGACCAGTTTGTGCATACAGCCGCCCATGATTTACGCTCACCGGTAGCCAATATGAAGCTGCTCCACGAGATGTTTCTGCGTGAAGAAAAACCAGAAAAAAAAGAAAAGCTACTGGAAAACTTTAAACCCCTGCTGAATCGGCTGGATGATACTATTATTGGCCTGGTTGAGATTGTGCAAATGCAGGAGGGACATAGCGCGCTGCGTGTGCAATCTGTAAACCCCCTGAAGGTTTTTGAAGCCGTGAAAGAGGAACTCTCCGACATGCTTGAGGATGCCAAAGCGGAATTGCAGCAAAAGATTGTACTTGAAAAACCGCTTTACTACCTAAAACCATATTTACACAGCATTTTGCGCAACTTAATCAATAATGCTATTAAGTACCGTGATTATAGCCGCAGCCTTCATATTGAAGTAAAAGGAGAGTGGAAGGGAAAATACTACTGCCTTAGCGTACAGGATAATGGTATTGGCATTGATCTGCAGCGAAACAATAAAAACCTGTTCCGCCCTTTCAAGCGCCTTTCCCAGCAGGGGCAGGGTCTGGGCATTGGCCTTCATCTGGTGCAGAATATGGTAAGCAAGAACGGAGGACACATAGAAGTAAGCAGCAGCCCCGGCCTTGGCTCTACCTTTACAGTGTTCTTGAATCCTTATGAATATTAG
- a CDS encoding outer membrane receptor protein (COG1629 Outer membrane receptor proteins, mostly Fe transport), producing MEEKLDVYSPKYTTDLAVARRLGDNVTLTLGATNIFDVYPDEQNPAFTGSGGL from the coding sequence ATGGAAGAAAAGCTGGATGTATACTCTCCTAAATACACCACCGATCTGGCGGTGGCCAGAAGATTGGGAGACAATGTAACCCTTACGCTTGGAGCCACCAATATTTTCGATGTTTATCCTGATGAGCAAAACCCAGCCTTTACCGGATCTGGCGGCCTGTGA